Genomic window (Leptolyngbya sp. 'hensonii'):
GGGGAGGGGCGATCGCTCCGTTGACACAGAATTTCAAAATGACGTTGGTGAACCTCATCCCCAATCCATCGGTGATAGATAGAATTGTGGACCTGCAGGCTATGCCCCATTTGGGCGGCTGCAAGCTCGGATAGTAGACCAAAACTGATGGAGCGGATCGCCCAGGCATGTCTCAGGTCATAGGGATTGAATGGAATGCCCATCCGATTGAAGGCGACTTGAACCCGATGCCCCAGTTCCCCATTATTTGGCCCTGTGCAGTTGGGAACCAGCATTTCTTTAACACTCCATGCATCAGCCCATTCAGGGTAAATAGGCCAGATGCGACGGGGACCAGTTTTAGACCTGGCTCCAGCTTTTTCAATAATTTCAGCGATCGGGAATCGATCCAGGTTCAAATAGAAAATCTCGTGATTCCGCAACCCATAAACGGCGATCGCAGCATACGCCCATCGCCAGGAACCAGGCGAGAGCCGGTAGTAACATTCAGCAATCAGGTCATCACTGGGCACATCCCTGGGGGAAACCTGCTTGGGAGAGTAAGAGCCAATCAGGGGCTTTAGATCTACCTCAAGCCCAGCAAACTTGGTCAGGGCTGACAAAGCAATCACATACCGTTTCCTAGTGCGGGTATCGGGTTCGGTTTTGGCAATTAGCCCCAGCAGTAGCTCAGCCGTAATGGGCTGATCAGGAAGATGTTTAAAGACATTGTGATAATCAGTCTTCCAGGTCAGTTCTGATTGGGGGGTGCGTTTATTGCGATTGAAATAATCTAATTCAAATCGGGCGATCCATTGGGAGGCAGTTTCAGGATTGGCTGGAGTCTGCTTTAAGTACGGCTCCCAGCTAAATTCTCTACAATCCAGCAGAGCACCTATTTTCCTGGCTTCTGCTTCGGCCAATTTTAGACCAGCCGGGTTTGCTCTGAGACCCAACGATATGCGCTGCTGCTTCGGCTCTCCCTGGATGCCAGGTTTGGGTGGAAGTGTAGCTCGCAAATAGAGGCGATCGCCTAATTGTTGAATGACCACTCCAACACTGGCAGCTTTCAATCGTCCGTTTGCCTGGGAAATTTTTCCAGTCAACTCCATTGGGGAAAATTGGGGGAATCAGGAAAACCTTATCTAGCCTCAATTCGGCTTGCCTAAAAATTGCCTAAAAATTGCGGTTGAATCAGCCTATATTAGCGTGAATTATCGGAATACATACAAATTAACAAAGACTGAAAGCGTTGGTTTTCCTTGCTTTCAGCCCTTATTTAGTCAAATAAAATATGCCAGGAACCAGACTTGAACTGGTGACACGAGGATTTTCAGTCCTCCAAAAAGTCTTGATATACCTGGATTTCAGCTACATAAATAGAAAATTACACCACTTTTACACCATTCACAGATTTCTTAGACTTTTTTAGGCAAATCTTGACATTTTGAGAGACCAGTAACTCAAAGCCTATATAACAAGAACTTATGAATCTGGTCTGCCTCAGATAATGGACAAAACTAGCTTCATTGCTTAGTCTTCTAGAATTTCCTCCAATTCAGCTAGGATATCTTCTAGCCTTTTTCGTCGGTCAGAGTATTGCCACGTTCTAGTCTCTTTTGCTCTGGCAAAAACTTTTTTCAGCCTTTCTTGAAGGGGATCAAACTGAGGTTTCGTATCAATTCTTAACTCTTTGACCCTTATCTTAATATCTTCTACTGACAGTTGCTTTTCTATTGCATCCTTTAATAGTGCCTGCTGTTGCTCTTCCTCCTTTACCCGCCGAATCTCACCAGCATGGCGCACATCAATTTTGCCAGCCCTTACCGCTGCAAGAATTGACTCAGGAGCATTTAGGAGAGGCAGCTCAAAGCGCATAAAGTGGCTGAATCGAATCCCAAGAAGCTCGAATACTCGCTCAACAGTCACCCGAACTTCATTACCCGACATGAGTCGGGTAGCGCTCTTTCTTTTATTACCCGACTCGTGTCGGGTAACTTTCCCCTTGTTCTCATTCTCGATTCGATACAAACCGGACTTGGCTTCAGCAACGGAGCATCCTAATTTGAATGCTAATTCTTGCAACACTGCATCGACCCTATCTACCGCATTTAGATCTTGCCGCTGTACGTTTTCGAGTAATGCTAATTCCCAAGCTTGCTCATCAGTCAGGTTCCGAATAACAACTGGTACTTTTTCAAGGTTAGCTAGCTTTGCGGCTCTATACCGCCGTTCCCCAGCTACAAGGCTATATCGTCCATTAGCGATCGGTCTAACAATCAACGGTTCCAGGATGCCATGTTCTTGAATCGAGACTGCTAATTTCTCTAGCGCTGCCTCATCAAAATATCGTCTAGGTTGTTTTTCTGGTAAGGCGATCGCTGACCAAGGAATCTGCCGTGCCAACTCTTGTTCACCAGCAGTTCCTTCCTGATTGTTAGTTTGAACAACCGAGAGAGACTTTTCTGGCTGGGATTTCAGTCCTTTTAGCCCCTCGAATGCACTCTTTTTACGTTGTACTCCCGCCACTCCATCTCCTGCTTAATCTCTTGTCCTAGCGCTTGATAGCTTAACCATGCTTTCTGAGCGATCGCTCCACCAAAATCTTGTACCAATGCTCCATGATCAGGTGCTTCCTCAAACACAGCTAGCTGTTGAATTTCTGTTTCAAAGACTGGAATCTTCTCTTGGTATAAAAATTCTCGTGCTGTCATTCGCTTCGTATGTTTATCTGTTCGCTTAGGTGGACGCACCATTGTAAGCAACACCTTATACGGAGCTTGTAGCTGCTCTAATGTCCGCACAGTTTGTAATAAAGCGTGCAAGTCCAAAAAAGATGGCCTAGAGGGTAAAACGAGGAGATCGCAGTTTTCTGCCAAAACTTGAATATCTTCTGGCTCAGGATGTGCTTTCGTATCAACAATTACGTAGTCGTACTGTTGCTCTTGTAAGTGAGTCTGAACAATAGAGGAATCAATCGTCTTAAAGGGAAAAGATTCTCTGTTTGCCCAAGTCAATGCTGAATCATTTGGATCTCCATCTACTAGCAAGGTAGAACCCAAAGTTTGAAAATAAGCCGCAAGATGTACTGCTGTTGTGGTTTTTCCAATTCCGCCCTTACGACCTGTAATTGTTATAACCACGACCTCTCCTCACATAAAGCCTGTTTCATTTCCTGTTTTATGGCTGCTTCTCCTTATGAATGCAAGGGATAATTCTGGAAGGACGTAATGCCCATCCGGGAACTTTCGAGCGCCATCTTTATGAATCAGCATAGAGAGGTAGCCAATTTTAGGTGCAAGAAGGGCAAGGGGCAATCTGGTTAGCCTCCAAAATGACGAGCTAACAAACGTGAAATATCTTAATAAAAGGCTGAGAAGTAGTTATTTTGTCATAGGGAACTTTCGAGTTCTTAAAACTTGAATCCGGGAACTTTCAAGGTTAACTCAAAGGTATTACCGGGAACTTTTGAGCGAAATTATATAGGATTTCCGGGAACTTTTGAGTTCTAATCCGGGAACTTTTAAGGTCAGAATCGGGAACTTTCAAGTTTAAAACCGGGAACTTTTGAGTTCCAATTCGGGAACTTTCGAGGCCAAAAAATCAAATAACTCATTGATATCTGTATCGAAGTAGGCTAAAGACTCTTATGACTATTAAGACTATATAAGACTACGTAAGACTAGGATCGTTCGTTCTCTTTTATATTTTTAATTTATGTTTTAAGACCTAACTATGGCTCCAGCGAAACCACCTGTCTCCGTCGCAAAGAGCGTCCCCTTTGAAATTATTCGAGCAGAAACTACTCTCTCCAAATACCCAATTCACAATTTGGTTAAAGGCAAGCCAACAACGATCGATATCCGGACAGTGGATCGACAGGGAAGGAGTATTCGATGGGAGGTCTCTGCCAACCAAAAGTACGGTTTACCTGGTCAGCTTGCTTATAAACTCGATACTCTTGTTATTAACCGTCAAATAGAAGAATCTGGACAACCTATTCCAGAGATCATTTCACTCGGAAGTCTACGTCAAATCTGTCAAGCTCTAGGCTTAACCGACTCTGGTAAAAACAAGAAGAACATTACCCATGCACTCCAGCAGAATGCTTTGACTGGTATTACTGCCTGGTTACGGTACAAAGGTAAGGACAAGGTTGAACACGAATTGAAAGCCACTTTTACTCGCTACAACGTTATCTTTACAGGTCAACAAATGCCTAATGGGCACAGTGCAGACGGTGTTTATCTCATCCTAAGCCAGACATATCGGGAAGTTCTTGCTCAATCTCCTACACGCCCCTTGGACTATGAGTACCTCAAAGCATTGACTCCGACTGCTCAACGGTTCTACGAGATCATCAGCTATCAGATCTTTGCAGCCTTGAAATACAACCACTCTCATGCTCGTCTACGATATTCAGACTACTGCCTTTACTCAGCTCAGACTCGGTATGAGGATTTGAGTGCCGCTAGAAAGCAGATGTACAAGGTGCATCAACCTCATTTGAAGTCTGGCTATCTTGCACAAGTTGAGTTTGAGGGAGGTTTTGACCAGGAGGGGAAACCAGATTGGATAATGTCTTATCAACCAGGACCTAAAGCTAGAGCCGAGTATGAGATTTTTACCCGTAAACGGAAGTCCAGAAATGAATTCTATAGCCAACCCGTTATTGATTCTTCTACGTTAGAGGCTGAGTTAATGGATGAGGAAGTTCCTGAGGAAGAGAAC
Coding sequences:
- a CDS encoding integrase; translation: MELTGKISQANGRLKAASVGVVIQQLGDRLYLRATLPPKPGIQGEPKQQRISLGLRANPAGLKLAEAEARKIGALLDCREFSWEPYLKQTPANPETASQWIARFELDYFNRNKRTPQSELTWKTDYHNVFKHLPDQPITAELLLGLIAKTEPDTRTRKRYVIALSALTKFAGLEVDLKPLIGSYSPKQVSPRDVPSDDLIAECYYRLSPGSWRWAYAAIAVYGLRNHEIFYLNLDRFPIAEIIEKAGARSKTGPRRIWPIYPEWADAWSVKEMLVPNCTGPNNGELGHRVQVAFNRMGIPFNPYDLRHAWAIRSISFGLLSELAAAQMGHSLQVHNSIYHRWIGDEVHQRHFEILCQRSDRPSP
- a CDS encoding ParB/RepB/Spo0J family partition protein, with translation MAGVQRKKSAFEGLKGLKSQPEKSLSVVQTNNQEGTAGEQELARQIPWSAIALPEKQPRRYFDEAALEKLAVSIQEHGILEPLIVRPIANGRYSLVAGERRYRAAKLANLEKVPVVIRNLTDEQAWELALLENVQRQDLNAVDRVDAVLQELAFKLGCSVAEAKSGLYRIENENKGKVTRHESGNKRKSATRLMSGNEVRVTVERVFELLGIRFSHFMRFELPLLNAPESILAAVRAGKIDVRHAGEIRRVKEEEQQQALLKDAIEKQLSVEDIKIRVKELRIDTKPQFDPLQERLKKVFARAKETRTWQYSDRRKRLEDILAELEEILED
- a CDS encoding ParA family protein; the protein is MVITITGRKGGIGKTTTAVHLAAYFQTLGSTLLVDGDPNDSALTWANRESFPFKTIDSSIVQTHLQEQQYDYVIVDTKAHPEPEDIQVLAENCDLLVLPSRPSFLDLHALLQTVRTLEQLQAPYKVLLTMVRPPKRTDKHTKRMTAREFLYQEKIPVFETEIQQLAVFEEAPDHGALVQDFGGAIAQKAWLSYQALGQEIKQEMEWREYNVKRVHSRG
- a CDS encoding replication initiator protein A — protein: MAPAKPPVSVAKSVPFEIIRAETTLSKYPIHNLVKGKPTTIDIRTVDRQGRSIRWEVSANQKYGLPGQLAYKLDTLVINRQIEESGQPIPEIISLGSLRQICQALGLTDSGKNKKNITHALQQNALTGITAWLRYKGKDKVEHELKATFTRYNVIFTGQQMPNGHSADGVYLILSQTYREVLAQSPTRPLDYEYLKALTPTAQRFYEIISYQIFAALKYNHSHARLRYSDYCLYSAQTRYEDLSAARKQMYKVHQPHLKSGYLAQVEFEGGFDQEGKPDWIMSYQPGPKARAEYEIFTRKRKSRNEFYSQPVIDSSTLEAELMDEEVPEEENLFQQSLAWDLVNDVLNKMRRVP